A window of Microbacterium hominis genomic DNA:
ACAGGCCGTCGGTGACGCGGTCGGGGTCGAGGTGTACGCCCAGGCGCTGGAAGATCTCGACGGCCTCTGCCCGCATCGCCTTCCGGTCGATGCGGCCGAAGCGGTTGGTGGGCTGGCGGCCCATGAAGATGTTCTCGGTCACCGAAAGGTCGGGGAAGAGCGTCGGCTCCTGATAGATCACGGCGACACCGGCGGCCTTCGATTGGGCGGTGCTGGTGAAGTCCACCGATTCGCCGCCGAGCAGGAAGTCTCCCGCGTCGCGGCGGTACAGCCCGGCGATGATCTTCACGAGCGTCGACTTGCCCGCGCCGTTCTCGCCGATCAGTGCGTGGATCGAGCCCGGGTGCAGGGTGAGGCTCCCCGAGCGCAGTGCGACCACCGCGCCGAACGACTTGACCACTCGTCGCAGTTCGAGCGCGGGTGCGGCGTCTGAGAGTGCGTCCGCTGTCACGGTGCGTCCTCCTCGTTGAGGTGAATCAAGGGGTGTGAGTCCGGGAGAGACCCGGTCTGAAATTACCTGAATCGATTCAGGTTGTTTCAGGCTACTCTAAGGAGGACGGTGCGAGTGGTCAAGCGATCATCCGCCGCGAGACCGGATCGTGATCCGAGACGTCCGACAAGGGAGTGGGTGACGCAGTGCCAGCAAGCATTCGCGACGTCGCGCTGCGCGCGGGCGTCTCGGTGGGCACGGTGTCCAATGTCCTCAACCGCCCCGACGAGGTCTCGGCGGACTCGGTCGACCGGGTCAGCCGCGCGATCGAGGAGCTCGGGTACGTGCGCAACGACGCCGCTCGCAAGCTCCGCGCGGGGGTCTCCACGACCATCGGCTTCGTGGTGCTCGACGGGCAGAACCCGTTCTACACCGACGTCGTGCGCGGCGCGGAAGACGAGGCGACCAAGCACGGCATCGCGATCCTCTACGGAAACACCGACGAGGACCATTCCCGCGAGCGCATGTACATCGACCTGTTCGAGGAGCAGCAGGTGCGGGGACTGCTCATCGCCCCGTACGGCGATGTCACCGCACGCCTGCGGCGCCTGCGCCAGCGCGGGATCGCCACCGTGCTCGTCGACCGGTTCAGCGGCGATGGTGCCTTCTCCTCCGTCTCCGTCGACAACATCATGGGCGGGCGCCTCGCCGTCGAGCACCTCATCGACGGCGGCCGACGCCGCATCGCGTTCGTCGGCGGTCCGTTCGATCTCCGACAGGTCACCGATCGCCTGGCCGGCGCCCGCGTCGCCGCCGAGAACGCCGGAGCCCCGGTCGAGGTCGAGGTGGTCGCGACCGAGGCGATGACGGTCGACGAGGGCGTCGCCGCCGGGGCCCGCATCCTCGCCAGGCCACGCCGTGACTGGCCCGATGCCCTCTTCGCAGCCAACGACCTCCTGGCCCTCGGCCTCCTGCAGTCGCTCGTCGTCGACGGCCGGATGCTCGCCCCCGACCAGATCGCGGTCATCGGCTTCGACGACATCCCGTTCGCCGCCGCGGCCGCCGTTCCGCTGTCGTCGATCCGGCAGCCGAGCCGCATGATCGGTCGCACGGCGCTGCGGATCGTGCTCGAGGAGGCATCCGATCCCGAGAACATCGCGCGCCAGACGGTGTTCCAGCCCGAGCTCGTCGTGCGCGAGTCCACGCGGGCGCGGTAGCCGCGGGCGACGGAGACCGGTGGATGCCGCGGCCCGCGGCATCCACGCAGCCTCACGCTTCGCGGGTGATCGTCACCTTCACGTGCAGGTGGCTCTTGTGGGGGCCGGCGTACACGCCGCGCAGCGGCGGGACGTCGTTGTAGTCGCGTCCGCGCCCGACGAGCACATGGCGGTCGCCGATCTCGAGGTTGTTCGTGGGGTCGAAGCCCTGCCACTCCCCGGCGAACCATTCGACCCACGCGTGGGACTCGCCGGTCACGGGCTCCCCCACCTCGGCGTCGGCGCGCGGGTGGAGGTATCCCGACACGTAGCGGGCGGGGATTCCGACCTCGCGGAGGGCGCCGAGGGTGATGTGCGCGATGTCCTGGCACACGCCCTTGCGGGCTTCCCATGCCTCGGCGGCCGTCGAGTGCACGCCCGTGATGCCGTGCATGTACTCGACGGCGTCGCCCACGGCGGCGGCGATCGCGTGCGCGGCGCGACCCGGGTGGTCGTGCTCGGCGACGATGCGGCGGGCGAGGTCGGCGACATCGGCGTGCGGCAGGGTGCGCTTGGTCTGGCTCAGCTGCTCGACCGTCTCGATGGAGCGGGCGGCGTCGCGCTCGAGGTCGGCCCAGGTGTACTCGCGGTGCTCGATGGGGCGCGGGCGCACCTCCACGAGCGAGCGCGCCGTGATCATGAGGGCCGGATGGGCTGAGAGCACGTCGAAAGCGGCGACACGGGTGCCGAAGTAGTCGACGTACTGGTTGACCGAGGTCGACGGCTCGATGTCGAGCGACGAGTTGAGCACGAACTGGCTGTCGGTCGAACCGGGGAGCATGCGGGCCTCGTTGTACGAGGCCGACACGTCGCCCTGGTAGCTGAAGCCGGTCTGGTGCTCGATGCGCAGACGCTTCATGAGATCTCTCCGATCCAGCTGGGTTCGGCCTGTGTCGGGAAGAACCGCTGCCGGATGGCCTCGGATGCCTCGCGGGTGACCGTCTGCACGCGGTGCATGTGCAGCGGCAGTTCGTTCAGGATCTCGCTGATCGGGCGGTACTCGAGGTCGTTGCGGATCTGCCCGAGCGCCCGCAGCACGGTGTTCGAGTGGCCGACGCGATCGGCGCGCGGGTCGATCGCGCTCATGCACTGCTCGGCACCCTGGATCGAGAAGATGATCGACCGCGGGAACAGGCGGTCCAGCAGCAGGAACTCGGCCGCGTTGCGCGCGCTGGGCATGCCGCGGTAGGTGCGGAGGTACCCCTCGTAGGCGCCGCACGAACGGAGGATCGTCGTCCAGGAGGGACCGGATGCCTCGGTCAGCGACCTCGTGGCGAGCAGTCGCGCCGTCATGTCCGCCCGTTCGATGCAGCGGCCGAGCGTGAAGAACTGCCAGGCCTCGTCGCGGTTGGTGGACGAGTCCACGACGCCGACCGACAGTGCCGCACGCTCGCGCACCCACTGGAAGAACTCGTGCACCTTGTCGGTTTGCAGCCGCCGCGGCATGCGGGCGCTGGTGGTGTTGAGCGTCTCCCACAGCTCGGTCGAGACGATCTCCCGGGCGCGGCGCGCGTTCTCCCGCGCGGCGGTGAGCGCGTAGGCGATGCTCGACGGGTTCATGCGGTCGACGGCGAGGCGCTGCAGCACATCCTCGCGCCGCACGACCTCGAGCCCCTCGGGCGGGAACGACCCCATGACGCTCAGCAGCGACCGGCAGGCGGTGTCCTCATCGATCCACGGGTCTTCGAGCAGCAGCTGCAGGTGCACATCGAGGATGCGCGCCGTGCCGTCGCTGCGCTCGACATAGCGCCCGATCCAGAACAGGCTTTCAGCGATCCGCGAGAGCATCCGACACCTCCTCGGCCGACGGCGTGGCGTCCCGGCCCTGCTGCTGCTGCTCCTGCTGCTCGACGCGCGAACGCGGGCGATCGTGCGGGGAGTGGGGCGGTTCGTCCGCGACCTCGTCGTAGATGATCGGGATCGCCGCGGTGATGGCCGCCTGATCGGCGACGAGGCCGGCCATCCCCTGACCCTGGCCGTACTCGACATGGCCGGGGGCGGAGCCGCCGACGATCCAGGTGTCCTTCGATCCGCCGCCCTGCGACGAGTTCACCACCAGCTGCCCCTCCGGCAGCGCCACACGGGTGAGGCCGCCCGGCAGCACCCAGACGTCTTCGCCGTCGTTGACCGCGAACGGCCGGAGGTCGGCGTGACGCGGGCGCATGCCGTCTTCGACAAGGGTGGGGATGGTCGAGAGCATCACGACCGGCTGGGCGATCCAGCCGCGCGGATCGGCCAGGAGTCGCTTGCGCAGCGCGTCGAGTTCGGCGGGCGAGGCATCCGGTCCCACGACCAGCCCCTTGCCGCCGGAGCCGTCGACCGGCTTGACCACGAGCTCGTCGAGCCGGTCGAGCACCTCCTCGAGGGCGTTCGGGTCTTCGAGGCGCCACGTGTCGACGTTCTTGAGGATGGGCTCCTCCGCCAGGTAGTACCGAATGAGGTCCGGAACATAGGTGTACAGCAGCTTGTCGTCGGCGACGCCGTTGCCCACCGCGTTCGCGATGGTCACGTTGCCCAGGCGCGCGGCGAGCATGAGCCCCGGCGCCCCGAGCATCGAGTCGGCGCGGAACTGCAGCGGGTCGAGGAAGTCGTCGTCGACGCGGCGGTAGATGACGTCGACGCGCTTGGGGCCGCGGGTGGTGCGCATGAACACCTTGCCGCCGATGCACAGCAGGTCGCGGCCCTCGACGAGCTCGACGCCCATCAGGCGCGCGAGCAGCGTGTGCTCGAAGTAGGCGGAGTTGTACACGCCCGGCGTCAGCACGACGACGTTCGGCTCCTCCACCCCGGGCGGCGCCGAGGCGCGCAGCGCCGCGAGCAGCTTGTTCGGATAGTCGCCGACGGGCCGCACGCGCATCGACACGAACAGCTCGGGCAGGGTCTGGGCCATGACGCGGCGGTTCGAGATGACGTACGACACGCCCGAGGGCACGCGCACGTTGTCTTCGAGCACCCGCATCTCGCCGTGCTCGTCGCGGATGAGGTCGATCCCGGCGACCTGGATGCGCACGCCGTTGGCGGAGTGGATGCCGGCGGCCTGCCGGTAGAAGTACTGTGAGCTGGCGATGAGACGGGCCGGCAGCACGTCGTCGCGCACGCAGTGCTGGTGACCGTAGGCGTCGTCGAGGAACGCCTCCAGCGCCTGGACGCGCTGCTTCACACCGGCCTCGACGCGCGACCACTCGTCGTAGGTGATCACGCGGGGCACGGCATCCAGGGGGAAGGGTCGCTCCTCGCCCGCGAAATCGAACGTCACGCCCTGCGCGAGATACGAGCTCGCCAGGGAGTCGGTGCGTCCGCGCAGCTCCTCCTGCGTCATCTGCGCGAGAGCCTGATAGAGCTCGCGGTACGCCTCGCGCGAGGTGCCCGGCGACCCGGGCACTTGGGCGGCCGAGAACATCTCGTCGAACGCCGGCACCCCTGACACGGTCTTCCGCGGGGACCGGGTGTTGCCGTAGCCGTCGAAGAGATCACCCATGGCAAGAGCCTAGCCCGGGGCGTGTTGCGCAGATGTTTCCACTCCGTCATACCTTGGGCAGGTCCCGGCGCCACGCCGCGACGTAGGCTCGGAACGTGGCCACGCCGCGCACCCGCCAGAACCTCGCCGCCGCCGGCGCCGGAGTGGCTTCCGCCCTGCTCGGAGCGGGCGTCGGCGAGCTCGTCGCGGCGCTGGTGGCCCCGGCATCCAGCCCGTTCGCCGTCTTCGGCGGCGGCCTCATCGACATCGCACCCCCGTGGGCGAAGGATCTCGCGATCGCCCTGTTCGGCCTCGCCGACAAGGTCGCGCTGCTGACCGGGATCGCGATCGTGCTCGCGGCGGTGTCGGCGTTCGCCGGCGTGCTGGAGCTGCGCCGCCCGCCGTGGGGCTCGCTCGTGACCTTCGGTCTCGGGGTGGTGGGCGCCATCATCGCGGTGACCCGCGCCGACGCCGGCGGGCTGGCGTGGGTGCCGGCGATCGTCGCGGGCGGAACTGCCGCGCTCGCGATGCGGCTGCTCGTGCGGCTGCTGCGGCCCGCGGCGCCCGCCGACCCCCGCCCGGCTCGGACGAACGGGATGCCGCGGCCGACGACCTGCCCGACCGCCGACGCTTCCTCGCCTGGACCGGCACGGCCACCGCCGTCGGCGTCGTCGCGCTGATCGGCTCGTCGCTGGCCCGCGCGGGCACGCGTGCGGTGACGACCGTGCGCGAGGTGCTGCGGCTGCCCGCGCCCGCGGTCGCGGCGGCGCCGGTTCCCGCGTCGGCCGAGCTCGGCATCCCGGACCTTGCCCCGGTCGTGACCTCGAACGGCACCTTCTACCGGATCGACACCGCGCTGGTGGTGCCGCAGATCGACCCCGCCGAGTGGTCGCTGCGCGTGCACGGCATGGTCGAGCAGGAGGTCGTGCTCACCTGGGACGAGCTGCTGGCCCTCCCGCTCGAGGAGAGCGACACCACCCTCGCGTGCGTGTCGAACACGGTGGGCGGCCTGCTGATCGGCAATGCGCGGTGGCTGGGCTACCCGATCCGCGAGGTGCTCGCCCGCGCGAACCCGTCGGCCGACGCCGATATGGTGCTCTCGCGCTCGATCGACGGGTTCACGGCATCCACTCCCCTCGACGTGCTCACCGACGACCGCAATGCGATCTTCGCGGTCGGCATGAACGGGGAGCCGCTGCCGCTGGAGCACGGGTTCCCGGTGCGGATGGTCGTGCCGGGCCTGTACGGCTACGTGTCGGCGACCAAGTGGGTGGTCGAGCTCGAAGTCACCCGGTTCGACCGTGCGACGGCGTACTGGACCACCCGCGGGTGGGCCGACCGCGCCCCCATCAAGCTCCAGTCCCGCATCGACGTGCCACGGCGCGGGCGTCGCCTCTCGACCGGGGAGAACGTCATCGCCGGCGTCGCGTGGCACCAGCACGTGGGCGTCGCGGGCGTGGAGGTGCGCATCGACGACGGCGACTGGATGCCGGCGGAGCTGGCGACCGCGATCTCCGACGACACCTGGGTGCAGTGGAGCGTGCCGTGGGACGCGACGGCGGGGACGCACGAGATCCGCTGCCGCGCGATCAGCAAGGACGGCGAGGTGCAGACCTCGGATCCGGCGCCCCCGGCACCGGACGGGGCGCAGGGGCACCACCGGATCCAGGTGATCGTGGAGTAGGCCCGGCGTCGCGGGGCGGGCGCCCGGGGCGGGCCGCCCGGCGGGGGCTCAGCCCGCGAGCACGAGCTTCAGCTGCTCGATCGCCCAGTCGAGCTCGGTCGCCCGCACGACCAGCGGCGGAGCGATGCGGATCGTCTGGCCGTGGGTGTCCTTCACGAGCACGCCGCGGGCGAGCATGCGCTCGGCGATCTCGCGGCCGGTGCCGGCGGCGGGGTCGATGTCGACGCCCGCCCAGAGCCCCGCCACGCGCACTGCTGTCACACCGTGGCCGATGAGGGTCTCCAGGCGCGCCTCGAGGTGCTCGCCGAGCGCCGCGGCGCGGGTCTGCACCTCGCCGGTCGCGAGCATCTCGACGACGCGCAGCCCGACCGCCGACGCGAGGGGGTTGCCGCCGAAGGTCGAGCCGTGCTCACCGGGACGGATCACCCCGAGCACGTCGGCATCGGCCACCACGGCCGACAGGGGCAGGATGCCGCCGCCGAGCGCCTTGCCGAGCAGGTACACATCGGGCACGACGTCCTCGCGGTCGCAGGCGAACGTGGTGCCCACGCGGCCGAGGCCCGACTGGATCTCGTCGGCGATCATCAGCACGCCGTGTCGGGTGCAGATCTCGCGCACGGCGGCGAGGTACCCGACCGGCGGGATCACGACGCCGGCCTCGCCCTGGATCGGCTCGATGAGCACCGCCACCGTGTCAGGCGTGATCGCGGCCTCGATCGCGGCGGCGTCGCCGAAGGGCACGGCGCTGAAGCCCGGCGCGAACGGTCCGAAGTCATCGCGGGCGACGGGGTCGTCGCTGAAGCCGACGATCGTGGTGGTGCGCCCGTGGAAGTTGCCGTGCGCGACCACGACGTGCGCGGCATCCTGAGCCACACCCTTCACACGGTAGCCCCACGCGCGGGCGACCTTGATGCCGGTCTCGACGGCCTCGGCGCCGGTGTTCATCGGCAGCACGAGGTCCTTGCCGCACAGTTCGGCCAGGGCCCGGGCGAACCGTCCGAGCTGGTCGTTGTGGTACGCGCGGCTGGTGAGGGTGAGGCGGCCGAGCTGCTCCTGCGCGGCGGCCACGATCGCGGGATGCCGGTGGCCGAAGTTCAGCGCCGAGTAGGCCGACAGCAGGTCGAGGTAGCGCTTGCCCTCGACGTCGGTGACCCACGCGCCCTCGCCGCGCGAGATGACGACGGGCAGCGGCGCGTAGTTGCGGGCGACGTGCGCGTCTTCGGAGTCGATGATGCGGATCGCGGCGGTCGCGAGGTTCTGGGGCGCGGAGGTCATCGGGCTTCCCTTCAGCGTCGGAGTTCGAGCGTGCAGCACTTGATGCCGCCGCCGCCGAGCAGCAGCTCGGACAGGTCGACCAGCACCGGGTTGTAGCCGCGCTCGCGCAGCTGGGCCTCGAAGCCCCGCGCCCGCGGCGAGATGATGA
This region includes:
- a CDS encoding LacI family DNA-binding transcriptional regulator; amino-acid sequence: MPASIRDVALRAGVSVGTVSNVLNRPDEVSADSVDRVSRAIEELGYVRNDAARKLRAGVSTTIGFVVLDGQNPFYTDVVRGAEDEATKHGIAILYGNTDEDHSRERMYIDLFEEQQVRGLLIAPYGDVTARLRRLRQRGIATVLVDRFSGDGAFSSVSVDNIMGGRLAVEHLIDGGRRRIAFVGGPFDLRQVTDRLAGARVAAENAGAPVEVEVVATEAMTVDEGVAAGARILARPRRDWPDALFAANDLLALGLLQSLVVDGRMLAPDQIAVIGFDDIPFAAAAAVPLSSIRQPSRMIGRTALRIVLEEASDPENIARQTVFQPELVVRESTRAR
- a CDS encoding transglutaminase family protein, with the protein product MKRLRIEHQTGFSYQGDVSASYNEARMLPGSTDSQFVLNSSLDIEPSTSVNQYVDYFGTRVAAFDVLSAHPALMITARSLVEVRPRPIEHREYTWADLERDAARSIETVEQLSQTKRTLPHADVADLARRIVAEHDHPGRAAHAIAAAVGDAVEYMHGITGVHSTAAEAWEARKGVCQDIAHITLGALREVGIPARYVSGYLHPRADAEVGEPVTGESHAWVEWFAGEWQGFDPTNNLEIGDRHVLVGRGRDYNDVPPLRGVYAGPHKSHLHVKVTITREA
- a CDS encoding alpha-E domain-containing protein, with product MLSRIAESLFWIGRYVERSDGTARILDVHLQLLLEDPWIDEDTACRSLLSVMGSFPPEGLEVVRREDVLQRLAVDRMNPSSIAYALTAARENARRAREIVSTELWETLNTTSARMPRRLQTDKVHEFFQWVRERAALSVGVVDSSTNRDEAWQFFTLGRCIERADMTARLLATRSLTEASGPSWTTILRSCGAYEGYLRTYRGMPSARNAAEFLLLDRLFPRSIIFSIQGAEQCMSAIDPRADRVGHSNTVLRALGQIRNDLEYRPISEILNELPLHMHRVQTVTREASEAIRQRFFPTQAEPSWIGEIS
- a CDS encoding circularly permuted type 2 ATP-grasp protein yields the protein MGDLFDGYGNTRSPRKTVSGVPAFDEMFSAAQVPGSPGTSREAYRELYQALAQMTQEELRGRTDSLASSYLAQGVTFDFAGEERPFPLDAVPRVITYDEWSRVEAGVKQRVQALEAFLDDAYGHQHCVRDDVLPARLIASSQYFYRQAAGIHSANGVRIQVAGIDLIRDEHGEMRVLEDNVRVPSGVSYVISNRRVMAQTLPELFVSMRVRPVGDYPNKLLAALRASAPPGVEEPNVVVLTPGVYNSAYFEHTLLARLMGVELVEGRDLLCIGGKVFMRTTRGPKRVDVIYRRVDDDFLDPLQFRADSMLGAPGLMLAARLGNVTIANAVGNGVADDKLLYTYVPDLIRYYLAEEPILKNVDTWRLEDPNALEEVLDRLDELVVKPVDGSGGKGLVVGPDASPAELDALRKRLLADPRGWIAQPVVMLSTIPTLVEDGMRPRHADLRPFAVNDGEDVWVLPGGLTRVALPEGQLVVNSSQGGGSKDTWIVGGSAPGHVEYGQGQGMAGLVADQAAITAAIPIIYDEVADEPPHSPHDRPRSRVEQQEQQQQGRDATPSAEEVSDALADR
- a CDS encoding molybdopterin-dependent oxidoreductase — protein: MTTVREVLRLPAPAVAAAPVPASAELGIPDLAPVVTSNGTFYRIDTALVVPQIDPAEWSLRVHGMVEQEVVLTWDELLALPLEESDTTLACVSNTVGGLLIGNARWLGYPIREVLARANPSADADMVLSRSIDGFTASTPLDVLTDDRNAIFAVGMNGEPLPLEHGFPVRMVVPGLYGYVSATKWVVELEVTRFDRATAYWTTRGWADRAPIKLQSRIDVPRRGRRLSTGENVIAGVAWHQHVGVAGVEVRIDDGDWMPAELATAISDDTWVQWSVPWDATAGTHEIRCRAISKDGEVQTSDPAPPAPDGAQGHHRIQVIVE
- the rocD gene encoding ornithine--oxo-acid transaminase, encoding MTSAPQNLATAAIRIIDSEDAHVARNYAPLPVVISRGEGAWVTDVEGKRYLDLLSAYSALNFGHRHPAIVAAAQEQLGRLTLTSRAYHNDQLGRFARALAELCGKDLVLPMNTGAEAVETGIKVARAWGYRVKGVAQDAAHVVVAHGNFHGRTTTIVGFSDDPVARDDFGPFAPGFSAVPFGDAAAIEAAITPDTVAVLIEPIQGEAGVVIPPVGYLAAVREICTRHGVLMIADEIQSGLGRVGTTFACDREDVVPDVYLLGKALGGGILPLSAVVADADVLGVIRPGEHGSTFGGNPLASAVGLRVVEMLATGEVQTRAAALGEHLEARLETLIGHGVTAVRVAGLWAGVDIDPAAGTGREIAERMLARGVLVKDTHGQTIRIAPPLVVRATELDWAIEQLKLVLAG